Below is a genomic region from Candidatus Bathyarchaeota archaeon.
CATTACTCATGGGTTAGACCTCGCGGATTTTGTTAGCTCAAAAAAGAGGGAAAGTTGTTGGTACGTTGACATGTGTTTAGGTCAGCGTTTGTTTGATGTTGGTCATTTTGGCAACAGCTGTAGAACGCAGAACGCCTAAGCCGAACCGTGTGGTAGCTCGGACGCCGTACTTGCCTGTTTTGACATCTTCCCAGTCCTCAACCGTAACGTCCCGACGCAGAAGCAGCGTTGAAGCCACACGTGTATCAATCGCATACGCGGTGCCGTTTGGAACCAGTGTGCTTGCTTGGACGCGCATGCCTAAGACGCTGCCGATGCTGCCTGCTTCGATGTCGGTTTCACTGCTTGGGAAATACTGCGAGTGGATGAACTTGTCATCGTTGAGCAACTGATGCAGCTGAGTCTCGCTGACTGCCAAAACGGTTGGACGCCAATTCTCGCCTCGGACAGCATTATGCAGTGCAAGCAGTCCGCTCCAGCTAAGAACTTGGTTGTTGCCGTTGAGTGCTGCGCCGCCAGCCAAATCCGCGTCTGCAACTGCGCCGTAGAGGGCGAGGATGGCTTGGGTTTCTTTCAGCGCTAAGGCTCTGCCCACCTTCTGCACCATATTGTCCATGACGTTCCAAGTGGCGTCTTCGAGAAACTCCCGCGTCCACTCCTCAGAAGCATCAACCAACTGGCTCGTGTAGATGTCGACTGTGGTGTTTTTCTTGCCGCTTAGGCGTGTCACGGCGCCTTCAGCGTAACGGTAAGCCACAGCATCACTATCCAGCGGGAAACGCTCCATCGGCTCCGACGTAGGCATGACGGAGATTATGTTTCTGCCGATGAGTTCGGGAAACGCAGCCTGCACTAAGGTGTCGTGC
It encodes:
- a CDS encoding phage major capsid protein — translated: MKPKLFESLMAKPNDQREVYEKLKLKTEHPFLKRYVQMGIKEGLFSDMTGALGRMHDTLVQAAFPELIGRNIISVMPTSEPMERFPLDSDAVAYRYAEGAVTRLSGKKNTTVDIYTSQLVDASEEWTREFLEDATWNVMDNMVQKVGRALALKETQAILALYGAVADADLAGGAALNGNNQVLSWSGLLALHNAVRGENWRPTVLAVSETQLHQLLNDDKFIHSQYFPSSETDIEAGSIGSVLGMRVQASTLVPNGTAYAIDTRVASTLLLRRDVTVEDWEDVKTGKYGVRATTRFGLGVLRSTAVAKMTNIKQTLT